The nucleotide window ATAAAGATATATTTCtctaataaagtaaaaaatattcgAATGGAGCCACCCATAAAGAAATCAGAAATCGATGAGAAACTCCCTAATATGTTAAATTGAAGGATGGTACTCAGTCAAACTGCTTCGGTGTATGATCCCCTTGGGTTCATTGTGCCATTCACCCTGAAAGAAAAACTGCTTATGCACGAATTACTAACCATTATCAGTGAAAATGCTCGAAGATTAGACTGGGATAAAGCAATGCCTCAGTATATGTATGAAAGAGGGAGAAAGTTATTTAAAGAAATGTATGAGTTAAAAACCTTGATGTTCCATAGATGTGTGAAGCCTAAAGATGCCGTTGGTAAGCCTGATCTAGTAATTTTTGCAGATATGAGTAAATCAGCTTATGGAGCCTGTGCATACTTGAGGTGGAAAGTGAGGGAGGGAACCTTTGTAAGTAAACTCTTGATGGCAAAGAATAGGATTGCCCCTACTCGACAGCTCACCATCCCACGGTTAGAGTTGTGTGGGGCTGTGTTGGCCTGCCGGTTGAGGACTGGGATTGAGAAGGAAATAGACATTGAACTTGAGTCAGTCATATTGATTCATCTATTGTCAGAGCAAAAATTTGTAATAAGGCAAGCAGTTTTGATATTTTTGTCGCTACTAGAGTAGCAGAAATTCAAACTATGTCAAAATCTGTTGAATGGTTTTGGACATCCTCAGGAAATAATCCAGCAGACTTAACTACAAGGCCTACACACCCTGTGCTTTTAGATTCTAATTCTTCATGGCAGAATGGACCCCCATTTATGTGTTTACCTGTTAGTGAATGGCCCATCAGTCAGTCAAATGATCTCAAACAACCAGATATTGCTCaggtcaaaatttaaaaaaatctatgTAGGGATAATACTGCTATAATTGATGTAAATAGATATGGTACTTACAGTAAGCTTTTAAGAGTGACTGCTAGTTTTGAAGGTAGTTAGGTTGAGGTAATTTAAAGGTGTCTTTTTAGTTCCTCGTTCAGATGACTTGAAAGTAGCAGAGGATATATGGGTGGGGTGGGTCCAGAAGACTATAGCTGATGACTGGGAAAAGAGATATGAGAGACTTGAAGCTGTGATGAATGGGGAAGGTTTAATATGTGTTGGTCAAAGGATTTTAGTAGGGCTGAAGGATAATTGGAACAGGAGTACATTCGTATTGTTACCTGTGAGGCATTCATTCACAAGATTGTATGTTAAACACATCCATGAGATAGATCATGCTGGTGTAGAGGTAACCTTAGCCAAATTGCAATCAAAGTTTTGGGTACCTGGAGCCAGGAAACTTATAAATTCTTTGAAGGCTCGGTGTGTCATTTGTCGTAAATTTGCTAAGAAGACTGAAGAGCAATGCATGGGTCAGTGTCCATCTGAGAGACTTCAACTTGCCCCACCTTTTTTCATTACAGCTATTGATTTGTTTGGACCATTTATTGTGAAAGACACAGTTAAGAGGCGCACTAGAAAAAGGTTTTTTGGATAATTTTGAATTGTATGGTGAGTAAAGCTGTGTACTTAGATTTAGAAGAGGGCTATGATACagagaattttttaatgacattacgTAGCTTTGTCTCTATAAGAGGATTTCCAAAGTGTATACATTCAGATGGAAGCACACAATTAGTAACATCTAACAAAGAATTACAAACTATGGCCAGGAACTGAAATATGACAAAAATTTCAGAGTCTAGTAGTGTTTTCGGAATGAGTTGGACATTCAACAAGTCTGCAGATGCTCCATGGGAAAATGGTTGCTGCGAATCTATGATATAGTCTGTGAAGAGATGTATTATGATATCTGTTGGTACTAATATTCTTTCATGGAGTGAGCTTCAGACTTGTATGTTTGATATTGCTAATTTATGAATAGTCGTCCAACTGGTCTAAAACCAGGGCATCTATCTTTGCCCTAATGAGttgctcttcatatatatatatatatatatatatatatatatatatatatatatatatatatatatatatatatatatatatatatatatatatatatatatatatgtatggattatGTCAGTGGATTATGGAATGAAAGTAATAATCCAGGGCTAAGTTTTGAGTTCATGCAGAAGATTGTAAATTCTTTTTGGAAGAGGATGCATCGAGATTATTTCTCTTCACTTTTAGATAGGCAAAAATGGCATACTCAGCGTAGGAATTTAAGACCAGGTGATATTGTACTTATACAGGAAAATAATATTGTTAGGGTGCATGGAAAATGGCAGAAGTTGCCATAGCTGTACCCAGAAGTGATGGTCAGGTATGAGATATAACTTTGAGGTATAAAGTGTATAAACCAGGTCCACAGTACAAAGGTCAAACCAATAATGTTAATTAAATGGTCCGCTCATAGACTGATAGTTTTACTTCCTGTTGAAGAGCGGGGTGAATGATGAGTTATGGTGGGAGAAGTGTATGAtgtaatcataattatttataattgtatattttcttGTAACATTTTATTATACAGAAAACTAACGttaaacaaattatgaataatattagagAAAAGTTATTGCGCAAAGTGTTGGTGTTTTGTTGGGGTCTTGGGAATGTAGGAGGTTGGCTGCCGGCCGTcatttcggtgtgtgtgtgttggttagcCTCCTAACCAGGTGTGCTAATGTATGCTGattttcgtttttatttatttaaagaggTAATACATCCTGAGTGTACTGGCAGAGTTGTAGGGTCAGCATTACACCGGTTAAGCATGTGGGGAGATTTGATATGGGACGCCAATGTGTAAGTCACTGTATTGATTattcatatgtttttatatttatgatgGATTTGGAAATGTTATAGTTGGATATCCTGTACTTTTGTTTTTGCAATGGAGTTAGTATTATTGCTGTGTTTTGTGTACAAAAGACTGTTTTCATTTTATAATCGATTCTACGAAGACCGCtgtgttatttttcatattttattaggatTACGTTTTTCAATATCTGTTTAACAAATTGGGGGTTGGTTTTAATTTGGACACTTGTATACAGTCTGAATGTTACTGAATAAAGTATTCATGTGGCACTTGGTGACTTTGTATCTACCTGATCCATTCAGTGGTGGTGTTTGGAGAGTTATGTGCTCTTTCAAGTACTTCTGTAATACTGACAGGGATGCACTACCTCCTCTCCTGTGGCCTAGGAGAGACACTAAATATTCAATGGTGAAGTCACAACCTCTGAGCCCTACCAACCACTCAAATCCTAGTTTTTGTTATTTAGTGTTATCAAATAACCAGGGCATGATCAACATATTCATCATctaaaaggaaaacaaagaaatcACGGTGTACTTCACATACGAAATGACACTATTACCAACCTCCTTGATCAACGACTCTTTCATGAGGAAAATACACAAGGCAGAAAAGAATAATATCATATCGGAATCACCTATCCAGTTACAACCTGAAAGTGTGACCATAATTGAAGGTTGCTGGGTACTGCATATCATCAGATGGAAAGGAAATTCAGTGTATTCAGAATTAATGAATCAGTACAGTTCTTTCCTGACGACTAAGTATGGAATTTGCTGTATTATATTTGATTGTTATGAAGATCGATCAGTCAACGATCGTGAGTATATATGTCGTTGAAAGGAAATTATTCTGGCATCTACTGTGACACTTCAGAACTAACAGGCACACAAAGAGCAAGGagcaatttataatttttttagtaaaACAGCTAAAAGTTTTCGGCCATTTTGTCTAGATTAGTATATCATGTGCTCTTGGTTTTTCTCGTAACGATCAGACTGTTACAGTTGTAGAAGATATACTCATTATGTTGGTCTACCAATTATAATGATGGCTTAACTGGCATTTACATCAGAAAACACAATGAAAGCGGCAAAGACCTGCACACATATTCAGCGTATGGAAACCAACTCATCTATATTATCTCTCACTTGGAGGCATATTGCTTTCATACATCGTATTGAAAGTACGCagtaatactttgaaaataatttcaacgTTAACTGCCTTCACCAAAATCGAAGAATTGGCGAAGGTTATGTATTcactatgtctgtttgtttgtttgtttgtgagaaacttttcACCAAAAACACCATACTGATTTTTACCAAATTTAGTAGTCGTGCTGGGTATAACgcaaagatgaatctgtaacatcTTGGAtacaatacataaaaatacaagTACGCATAACAAGTTTCAAAATAATTGCGATGGTAATTTTTCTTTTGAACACTATAGCTCCAAAACTACTGAACTAATTTCGACGAAACTTGGTGTGTAAATGATACATGACCTAAAGACAAATTAATCACATTTTGAAGAAAGTACATCGAAGTAAGTACACAGTAGAGTTAAGAGAAAATTAAGACTGCTCGTTACCTCCCCCAAAGAaaatgggaggaggttatgttttttttacTCTGTTTGTCCGTTAgtctttttgtttttatgtttgtgaAAAAACTTACTGGCCCCAATTTTACTCATAAGTAGTGAAACTTACTGGGATTATTATTTatgatgagacgtggaagtgatttaattttaaagtcctaggttaatggtaaaggtcaatgtcgagcaaaaggtcaaccgaattaaccctaacctcaaaTACGCATACGTTCTGAGTTAATTTTGGGAAATGCAAGCTGATTTTAAGAATTAAGCTGCAGTGGAGGAGGTCTGCAcacccagagtttttttttttttttttttttttttttttttttttttttttttttttgatgagagcaactttacacaaaaactactgtgccGATTTTGGGCTAGATTGGGAGTCCTGTTGAGTATGATTCAATGATAGAATCTATAAAATTTTAggtaaaataaatcaaattacaaTTCCTCAGCAGTACTTTGTATATAATCGCAATATCGAGTAAAAAGCATTTATTCATTTTTAGCTTTTTGTTTGCAAGAATTTCTGAACCAATctcaacgaaatttggtggacttgtggggtatgacccaaggtaaattccattatattttaaagaaaatacataaaagtacaagtacgcagtagcgttaagagcaaaataagactgattggcGTGGTGAAGGCATACCCTCTACTGAGAGCCCCTGTAGTTTTGATTGCAGTTCCCTTTTCGTtgatattttaaatagttttcaaCATTCTCATAGCTACTAAGATCTTTAAGACTCGCAACGGAAAATTTATATTTGGATACTTGTTTCCCTAACTCATAAATCAGTTGCAGGTTTGAATtaaaaagtatttgaaataaatgaatttCAAACTCAAAGGGACATTGAATATCATTTGTTCTTTTTTCATCGGCTTCTAATCAACAGGAATGAATCAATCCTAACCTTTTATCAAAATTACAAAACATGCAACTATTCAAGTACTTAGTAAGGTAGTGTGTGTTCTCAGCAAAATATctccgaaaaaaaatataaaccatctTCTTCCGGCCCCCGTCATTTAGGGCAGAACTAAAACCTGATTCCGAAAGTATTATCGTATCAAGTCTAAAGTTTCCTTTTTGGTGTATCAAATACTTCAAAACCATTAGAGGATTACTATCAACAGAGTGatgtaaaataataaagataagcGACTCGTGTACATAAATCTAAATTGAGCTCTCTCCTAAGTGCCATAGAATACTAGAGAAACAAATACTTACTTCCCATCTCACCTATTTGATTTTGTGTGATTCATGGTGATAATATTCTTTAGTAATTGCTCTTGTGTGTTTAGTTGTCGCCCCCTCACGCAGGCATATGCTTTCCAACCTTCAATTTGTAAGTCCTTACCCATAAGACTTCAACTGCATCGaacaattcatatataaaatgaaatGGGTCAAATATAAAATGTTACCTAAGGGAGAAAtactatacatctctctctctctctctctctctctctctctctctctctctctctctctctcttataaactaAAATGAATAAAGTACCAATGGTTATGTTTTCATTGAGGGAATATCTAATGAATGTAGTTTAAAACAAATTTCAAATTAATCAACTTCCATAACACACTTTATGCATTTCATCTCATCCAATAAGATCAATTCTACCTCGAAGTATTGATTCTGTACATTTCAGCTTGGTATACCTTATGTCTAGCTATATTGCAGAATGAAATATCTTCAGCAATCTTCCTCTTAGGCGGTGttgaatatactgtgtgtgtgtgcaaagagagagagagagagagagagagagagagagagagagagagagagagagagagggggggggggaaataagtgATCAGGAAATAAGACTGAATTGAATATACTTTGTATTCTTCTTTTACTTcaactttaatttttcatattttcattacagAAAATGTATTGCCTTTCAGGTAAATGCTATCTTCGGGCTtccacatatttttttacgatttaatATGTAACAAATCTCCTAAGCGAATATAATAGATTATTATGTCATAATTTTAAATTACTCATCATATTTTGCTTAACACGACACGAACATTAACGCCTAATATATACATAGTGTTTCAAATAATGTATTAAACATATTCCCTCAGTAAAAATacgcattttcatttcttttacattaatCATGGTATAATCtctatttatttcataaattctaGTTATCTATTGTCTATATGTCATCTGTATTCTCCATTCGTCAAATATGATACAGCTACCTTTTGGCCCTGAATGTTTTCCCCCTATTCCATTAATACCATCCTCATTCCGTGTTATTTTACCCAAGTCTTCAGCTTCATTAAATCGGTTAttaaatctcaaaagactttccgACTCTTATAAACTTGTCATGTTCGTTTTCTCCAAGAGGCACTTCTGGCatttctttacaattttttttttcttttttcatttttattataaaaaaaaataatgacaaatttaagtattgataaaatatatacatCTACATTTAACATAAACATTATTTTGAAACTTCTCAAATCACCACTCCGAAGCAAATTTCTTTGAGGAAGAGAACCaccaattcttttatacatatgaaACTAGTCCAGAGTAAATGGTGGTACAAATTCTGCTTCGCTTTTGATTtatggatacctctctctctctctctctctctctctctctctctctctctctctctctctctctttgggccaCTATTGTGCCTACTGTTACCAAGAAAACCATTTTCATATGAAGAAAATTCTTTCTAGCTTCCGAGCGAAATATCGCATCTCCATTCCACTTTCTCCACTTCATCATGTGGACGCCACTAAAATTTATGAGACTTGATATGTGATGTATGAAAATCGACTAACCAGGAAGATTGATTGTCTTCACAAGTCAGCAAGAGAATTGGACTAGAGCTTTATCGTTTGTTGAATTTGCTGTTTTATTAGTGTTTCTGAGGGAACTGGTAGTTTCACGCCATTGGGAATATGATTTTGGTAGCTCTAGCCATAATTTAAATTACTGcacaatatccataactcccattcATCTAGTTTGGAACGTCTTTTGTCAAAATGTCTAAGTAGCATAACGCTGATGGTTATTATCTGTTCCTTGATTTAAAGTTTGACTGaaggaaaggccttggagcatgtgatgcccttcttacaattttcaacACTACAAAAATGTCTTGATAATGGTGTAAGGCacacgtttcatacacgctcgtacaccaAAACGGTTTACCTTTttcatcttatcacttgctctttcttgcactgttaataaaccaacctgtaaaaGGCTTCTAGCACATTTCTAATTTTGTTTCAATTCTTTTGACCTTCTTGCTCACAAGTcctagtatttaagctcgatgtttgTTTTATAAAGTATAGGTGCATTCACTTCATCTCTAAGTTATCACCTATGGGCGCGTAGCACAATTGTTATGAAGTTCGTATGCATGACCTTAAATTTAGAGCTTCTTATAACCGTGTTAATCTCGAGTTCCTTGTTTCCAAATTTAAATACATGTTTAGTGTGACCttcacatcattattgaatttttaagtaaaattatTTACTGGGGGACGGTGCTGACTATAGGTATGTAGGCTAATATTTGGGGTTTCTCAGCGTCCTCGGCCTAGTGCTCTTCCtactatatatgttttatattgggtttgggctagaaaacaaacATTTTACCTATGCATATGATGCTAATGATTTTGCATCATATAAGACTCCGGAATGTAGACTTGTAGTTCCTGAGTCTCTTAAATATAATCGAGAGCTATTTGAAAATGTTCATGGTACAAAttctggggcatgaagttgaaccctaacaaaactcgaagtatgacaGAGGTCGAGGACATTGACTCTTCAACAACTCATAGCCTATAAACGCAatacatagtatttttttttcaaactctgttgattttttcattggctggccaattacatggatatggtcagatgTTGAATACCCCCTTCTTAAGCCTggttgctctcttggttgattaaagtcgaaCCATTTTGCTATTCAGTAAAGtattatatttgtaaacatttgaTATAGATTACTGAAAATAAACCTATAGGTCAGTGATTTTTCCCACCTTTAATATGTCAAACATAAGTTTTgtgaattactatatatatatatatatatatatgtatgtatatatatatatataaatatatatatatatatatatatctatatatatacatatatatatctatatatatatatataaatatatatatatatatatatatatctgtatatatgtatctataaacacacacacatacacacacacacacatatatatatatatatatatatgtatatatatatacatatatatatatatatatatgtatatgcatatatataaatatatatatatatatatatatgtgtgtgtgtgtgtgtgtatatatacatgtatatatataaaaaaaaaaatatatatatatatatatatatataaatatacttatatatatataaatatatatatatatatatatatacatatatatatatatatatatatatttaattatttgtatatatatataatatatatatatatatatatacacatatacatatacatatatatatatatatatatatatttataaatatatatatatatatatatatgtatatatatatatatatatatttatatataatatatatatatagataaatagatagatggatagatagatatatgtcatatatatatatatatatatatttatatatatatatatatatatatgtatgtatgattatatatacatacatatatatatatatatatatatagataaatagatatatagatagatagatatatgtcatatatatatatgtatgtatgattatatatacatatatatatatatatttatatatatatatatatatatataatcatacatacatatatatataaatgacatatatctatctatctatctatctatttatctatctatctatctatatatatatatataatatatataatcatacatacatatatatatatatgacatatatctatctatccatctatctatttatctatatatatatatatatatatatatagataaatatatatacatatatataaatataaaaatatatatgagcatatatagctatatatatatatatatatataaatattttcgatatatatgtatatatacatacacacacacacacacacatatatatatatatatatatatacacacgcacgcacacaaacacacacacacacacatatatatatatatatatatataagtatatatatatgaatatatatatatatataattatatatatatatatatatatttatatatatatatacttatatatatatatatatatatatgtatatatatatatatatatgtatatatatatttatttatttatatttataatatatatatatatatatatatatgtatatatgttacttatatatatatatatatacatatatataaatatatatatatatatatatacatagatagatagatagatatatgtccatatatatatatatatatctatatatatatatatatatatatctatatatatatatatatataaatatttttgataatatgtatatatacatacatacatacatatatatatatatatatatacacacctacaccaccggcacacacacacacacacatatatatatatatatatatatacatatatatatatgggtatatatatatatatatatatatttatatatatatatatatatatactatatattcatatatatatatatatatatataaatatatatatatatatatatatataaaaatctatataatatatatatatatatatatatatttatatatatatatattatatatatatatatatatatatacacatacacaccacgcacacacacacacacacataatatatatatatatatatatgaatatatgtaaacatatatatatttatatatatatatatacatatatatgtatatatatatatatatatatattatatatatatatatatatatagatatatatatatatatatatgtatatatatatatatatatacatatatatatatatatatatatacagtatatatatgggatatatatatatgtatatatattatatatgcatatatatatgtctactactatatatatatatatatatatgtatatatatatatatatatatagataaatagatagatagatagatagatatatgtcatatatatatatatgtatgtatgattatatatacatatatatatatatatatatgtatatatatatatatttatatatatatatatatatatataatcatacatacatatatatatatataaatgacatatatctatctatatatctatctttttatctatctatatatatatacatatatatatatatatatatgtatatataatcatagatacatatatatatatatatgacatatatctatctatccatctatctatttatctatatatatatatatatatatatagataaatatatatacatatatataaatataaaaatatatatgagtatatatatatatatatatatatttttgatatatatgtatatatacatacacacacacacacacacacatatatatatatatatacatacacgcacgcacacaaacacacacacacacacacatatatatatatatatatatataagtatatatatatataaatatatatatatatatataattatatatattatatatatatatttatacatatatatatttatatatatatatatatatatatgtataatatatatatatatacttatatatatatatatatataatatgtatatatatatttatttatttatatttataatatatatatatatatatatatatgtatatatgtacttatatatatatatatatatatacatatatataaatatatatatatatatacatagatagatagatagatatatgtcatatatatatatatatatatatctatatatatatacatagatatatatatatatatatatatatctatatctatatatatatataaatattttttatatatatgtatatatacatacatacatacatacatatatatgtatatatatatatatatatatatgcacacacacctacacaccggcacacacacacccacacacacacacatatatatatatatatatatataaatatacttatatatatataaatatatatatatatatatatatatacatatatatatatatatatatttaattatttgtatatatatatataatatatatatatatatatatacacatatacatatacatatatatatatatatatatatttataaatatatatatatatatatatatgtatatatatatatatatatttatatatatatatatatatatagataaatagatagatggatagatagatatatgtcatatatatatatatatatatatatttatatatatatatatatatatatgtatgtatgattatatatacatatatatatatatatatatagataaatagatatatagatagatagatatatgtcatatatatatatgtatgtatgattatatatacatatatatatatatatatatatatatttatatatatatatatatatatatataatcatacatacatatatatataaatgacatatatctatctatctatctatctatttatctatctatctatatatatatatatatatatataatcatacatacatatatatatatatatgacatatatctatctatccatctatctatttatctatatatatatacatatatatatatatatatatagataaatatatatacatatatataaatataaaaatatatatgagtatatatagctatatatatatatatatatataaatattttcgatatatatgtatatatacatacacacacacacacacacacatatatatatatatatatacacgcacgcacacaaacacacacacacacatatatatatatatataagtatatatatatgaatatatatatatatatatataattacatatatatatatatatatatatttatatatatatatatatatatatacttatatatatatatatatatatatgtatatatatatatatgtatatatatatttatttatttatatttataatatatatatatatatatatatgtatatatgtacttatatatatatatatatatacatatatataaatatatatatatatatatatatatacatagatagatagatagatatatgtcatatatatatatatatatatacacacctacacaccggcacacacacacacacacatatatatatatatatatatacatatatatatatatgggtatatatatatatatatatatttatatatatatatatatatacttatatattcatatatatatatatatataaatatatatatatatatatatatatatctatatataatatatatatatatatatatttatatatatatatatatatatatattatatatatatatatatatatacatacacacacgcacacacacacac belongs to Palaemon carinicauda isolate YSFRI2023 chromosome 17, ASM3689809v2, whole genome shotgun sequence and includes:
- the LOC137656211 gene encoding uncharacterized protein, producing the protein MSKSVEWFWTSSGNNPADLTTRPTHPVLLDSNSSWQNGPPFMCLPVSEWPINDLKVAEDIWVGWVQKTIADDWEKRYERLEAVMNGEGLICVGQRILVGLKDNWNRSTFVLLPVRHSFTRLYVKHIHEIDHAGVEVTLAKLQSKFWVPGARKLINSLKARCVICRKFAKKTEEQCMGQCPSERLQLAPPFFITAIDLFGPFIVKDTVKRRTRKRFFG